One part of the Mariniblastus fucicola genome encodes these proteins:
- a CDS encoding ferrochelatase, which yields MNDQNYDALFLVSFGGPEGPDDVMPYLENVLRGKNVPRERMLEVGEHYNSFGGVSPINQQNRDLLEAIRAEFKQHNIDLPVYWGNRNWHPMIVDTMRQMKDDGIQKALAFFTNGYSCYSGCRQYRENIADAQASIGEGAPEVHKTRMFFNHPSYIEASVDRVRTAFDKIPQERRAETKFLFTAHSIPNSMADFCKYSTQLTESCRLIMESIGNEYDWELVYQSRSGPPQQPWLEPDVCDRITELKKEGNVNDIVMHPVGFVSDHMEVLYDLDTEAKDLCDELGINMERSLSVGVHPKFVTMIRELVQERIAGTERLAIGEMPANWDVCPQDCCLYKPQRRPAKA from the coding sequence ATGAACGATCAAAACTACGACGCTTTGTTTCTCGTCTCCTTCGGCGGACCGGAAGGGCCCGACGATGTAATGCCTTATCTTGAAAACGTGCTGCGAGGCAAAAACGTGCCACGGGAACGGATGTTGGAAGTTGGCGAGCACTACAACAGCTTCGGCGGCGTCAGCCCGATCAATCAACAGAATCGTGATTTATTGGAAGCGATCCGCGCCGAATTTAAACAACACAACATCGACTTGCCGGTCTACTGGGGCAACCGCAACTGGCATCCGATGATCGTCGACACGATGCGTCAGATGAAGGACGACGGCATTCAAAAAGCGCTGGCCTTTTTCACAAACGGCTACAGTTGCTACAGCGGGTGTCGGCAGTACCGCGAGAACATCGCCGATGCACAGGCTTCGATCGGAGAGGGCGCTCCGGAAGTTCACAAGACGCGAATGTTCTTCAATCATCCATCCTACATCGAAGCCAGTGTCGATCGGGTCAGAACGGCCTTTGACAAGATTCCTCAAGAGCGACGTGCGGAAACGAAGTTCCTTTTCACGGCACACAGCATTCCGAATTCGATGGCGGACTTCTGCAAGTATTCGACTCAGTTGACCGAATCATGTCGCTTGATCATGGAAAGCATCGGCAACGAATACGATTGGGAGCTTGTGTACCAGAGTCGCTCTGGCCCGCCACAACAACCATGGCTTGAGCCGGACGTTTGTGATCGGATTACGGAGCTAAAAAAAGAAGGCAACGTCAACGACATCGTGATGCATCCGGTCGGATTTGTGTCGGATCACATGGAAGTCCTCTACGATCTCGACACCGAGGCCAAAGATCTTTGCGATGAACTTGGCATCAACATGGAGCGTTCCCTTTCCGTCGGCGTGCACCCGAAATTCGTCACCATGATCCGCGAACTGGTTCAGGAACGTATCGCTGGTACCGAAAGACTGGCTATCGGCGAAATGCCTGCCAATTGGGATGTTTGTCCGCAGGATTGCTGTTTGTACAAACCGCAGCGGCGACCTGCAAAGGCTTAG
- a CDS encoding 2-oxoadipate dioxygenase/decarboxylase family protein, producing the protein MSKLMTDPSWIRAEIVQRILQRFRDALPLYEDMMNVARDINLAAGEEEARRLGRVMHAAIRCASSDELQQIRGMFAVMRNEPVNYYDLREKVSVESTAFRPVAVDEIERNGFRVFCSMLSMDCIPEEHQDFVQSIIDRRHLFDDELKELIAIDAQHGGLDQEQANRFVDKCVDLFTRPEEALVSLAEYETLREINKVAAQVLISNSLAFNHLTPSVASVPAAHAEMQRRGIKTIPVWQGPVGKDVILRQTSCLAPPVVLKFPNGDGTFTTAEYQETFVEFEERLQALTRKGRVRFEGMFASGKAQLTLSEKDDGYADHYYETMQAALSDFPGDPAELWSKGLAYFTYRVDSSVEVPADVSFETAVESGLVKLLPQQYEDFFGPAATNIFNSNIGLEGVSNVGIAKPDAQSSFETLLGQDVVDMYDYYDAIEQESKRSVCESLGIDC; encoded by the coding sequence ATGTCTAAATTGATGACCGATCCCAGTTGGATTCGTGCGGAAATCGTCCAGAGGATTTTGCAGCGGTTTCGCGATGCGTTGCCGCTCTATGAAGACATGATGAACGTCGCGCGGGATATCAATCTTGCTGCCGGCGAAGAAGAAGCCAGGCGATTGGGTCGTGTGATGCATGCGGCGATTCGATGTGCGTCGAGCGACGAACTGCAGCAGATTCGCGGCATGTTTGCGGTGATGCGAAACGAACCCGTGAACTACTACGACCTGCGGGAGAAGGTCTCAGTCGAAAGTACTGCTTTTCGTCCAGTTGCCGTCGACGAGATCGAGCGAAATGGCTTTCGCGTTTTCTGCTCCATGCTTTCGATGGATTGCATTCCGGAAGAGCATCAGGATTTCGTGCAGTCGATCATTGACCGCAGACATCTGTTCGACGACGAGCTCAAAGAACTGATCGCGATTGACGCACAGCACGGCGGGCTGGATCAGGAGCAGGCGAACCGGTTCGTCGACAAATGCGTCGATCTTTTCACGCGTCCGGAAGAAGCGCTGGTCAGTTTGGCGGAGTATGAAACACTGCGAGAGATCAATAAAGTTGCCGCCCAGGTGTTGATCAGTAACTCGTTGGCATTCAATCATCTTACGCCATCAGTGGCATCGGTTCCTGCGGCTCACGCGGAAATGCAGCGGCGTGGAATCAAAACGATTCCCGTTTGGCAAGGACCTGTCGGCAAAGACGTGATCCTGCGACAGACTTCCTGCTTGGCGCCTCCGGTGGTGCTGAAATTTCCCAACGGCGACGGAACGTTTACCACGGCTGAGTATCAGGAAACTTTTGTGGAGTTCGAAGAACGCCTGCAAGCGCTCACGCGAAAGGGCAGGGTGCGGTTCGAGGGAATGTTCGCCAGCGGAAAGGCACAGTTGACGCTGTCCGAGAAAGACGATGGCTACGCGGATCACTATTACGAAACGATGCAGGCAGCACTGTCCGATTTTCCAGGTGATCCAGCCGAGTTGTGGAGCAAGGGGTTGGCTTACTTCACGTATCGCGTCGACTCCAGCGTCGAGGTTCCAGCAGATGTCTCGTTTGAGACCGCGGTAGAATCTGGTTTGGTGAAGTTGTTGCCGCAGCAATACGAAGACTTTTTCGGACCGGCGGCGACAAACATTTTTAACTCAAACATTGGCCTGGAAGGTGTCAGCAACGTCGGGATCGCCAAGCCAGACGCTCAGAGTTCTTTCGAAACGTTGCTTGGCCAGGACGTCGTTGATATGTACGACTACTACGATGCGATCGAGCAAGAATCGAAACGCAGCGTTTGTGAATCGCTGGGCATTGATTGTTAG
- a CDS encoding DUF4340 domain-containing protein encodes MNGAFRTTALMGVLAAATIATAIYYYPMPAEIVVDAKVNQNLFETYETNDVRSISITQFSDESNRLEQFRLRRKGERWVIPNAGDFPATRIARIGEVAKSLLGRKVLSLATEDEQGHVEYGVVDPTEAGNSPNRSSLGLRVDLQDRNKGDIASLIIGKGVDGSNDGVPRYYVRVPGQPAVYELEVPKGIFRTRFEDWVDPNLMELPPPGSSEVSLSEVEVEQYRLDPAKIATADRQELYRTEFQIGDAQLKKLVFETFKDGEFNKQELTAGQQQEVASTLVSLGNIRFIDVVGKPKAAANLLRDPAKKMDKEAFKPLEQFGFRIGKDDDFEGANGEVSVVTSNGVRVRLLLGSIAQRADTENLDLHFHGMLVAQLEDSSFESPTKPEGVAEDSEENKAYLRAMEELDRKRKSAKLRIAELNRNWSKWIYVIPESTVNAIRPDVTL; translated from the coding sequence ATGAACGGTGCTTTCCGAACAACTGCATTGATGGGCGTGCTGGCCGCGGCAACGATCGCGACGGCGATCTACTACTATCCAATGCCCGCCGAAATTGTGGTCGACGCCAAGGTCAACCAGAATCTGTTTGAGACCTACGAAACGAATGACGTCCGTTCGATCTCGATTACACAGTTCAGCGATGAGTCGAATCGCCTGGAGCAGTTTCGCTTACGCCGCAAAGGTGAGCGTTGGGTAATTCCAAACGCGGGCGACTTTCCGGCGACACGTATCGCTCGAATCGGCGAAGTCGCCAAATCTTTGCTGGGTCGAAAGGTCCTTTCTTTGGCGACCGAAGACGAACAGGGACACGTCGAGTACGGAGTCGTTGATCCGACCGAAGCCGGAAATTCTCCCAACCGCTCGAGCCTTGGATTGCGAGTTGATTTGCAGGACCGAAACAAGGGTGACATCGCCAGCCTGATTATCGGCAAGGGAGTCGACGGCAGCAATGATGGCGTGCCGCGCTACTACGTTCGCGTCCCTGGCCAGCCAGCGGTCTACGAGCTGGAAGTTCCCAAAGGGATTTTCAGAACCCGGTTTGAAGACTGGGTTGATCCAAACTTGATGGAGCTGCCGCCACCGGGATCTTCCGAAGTCTCTTTATCCGAAGTTGAAGTCGAACAGTATCGTCTGGATCCAGCCAAAATCGCAACGGCCGATCGTCAGGAGTTGTATCGAACGGAGTTTCAGATTGGCGATGCACAGCTGAAAAAACTCGTTTTTGAAACGTTTAAAGACGGAGAGTTCAACAAGCAGGAACTGACTGCGGGGCAGCAACAGGAAGTCGCCTCGACATTGGTTTCCCTGGGCAACATTCGCTTCATCGACGTTGTGGGAAAACCCAAAGCCGCAGCCAATTTGTTGCGTGATCCGGCGAAGAAAATGGACAAGGAGGCTTTCAAGCCACTGGAGCAATTCGGTTTCCGTATCGGAAAAGACGATGACTTCGAAGGGGCCAACGGCGAAGTTTCAGTCGTGACGTCTAACGGCGTCCGCGTCAGATTGCTGCTCGGTTCGATTGCGCAACGTGCCGACACGGAGAATCTTGATCTTCACTTCCATGGCATGCTGGTGGCGCAGCTGGAAGATTCCAGCTTCGAAAGCCCGACCAAACCCGAAGGCGTCGCAGAAGACTCCGAAGAGAACAAAGCGTACCTTCGCGCGATGGAAGAACTGGACCGGAAACGCAAATCCGCAAAGCTTCGAATTGCCGAACTGAATCGCAACTGGTCAAAGTGGATCTACGTGATTCCGGAATCGACCGTCAATGCCATCCGTCCCGACGTGACGCTGTAA
- a CDS encoding ABC transporter ATP-binding protein: MSESTSTAVAPESNPAPSTGGASGTPMIEAIGLSKYYGIFAATRDVSFTVNKGEVVAFLGPNGAGKSTTMKMLTGYLSPSTGVAKIAGHDMSHDRLAGSRNLGYLPETGPLYPEMTPYGLLDFFAEARGMNKKTKRSQIEKVVDLCALSSVIYKPINKLSKGYRQRVGMAQALIHEPEVLILDEPTSGLDPNQIRGVRQTMTRLGQEKTILLSTHILQEVTAMASRVVMINEGRKVYDGPIDAMDPDGNGLDHVFADLTGHDPVTGAKLVSDDDVPKRGQTQQVDEDSVESLENEILEDETTEEADD; the protein is encoded by the coding sequence ATGTCCGAATCCACCTCCACCGCGGTTGCTCCCGAGAGCAACCCTGCCCCATCCACGGGCGGCGCAAGCGGTACGCCGATGATCGAAGCAATCGGCCTGTCGAAATACTACGGCATCTTCGCCGCAACGCGTGATGTTTCCTTCACGGTCAACAAGGGCGAAGTCGTCGCTTTCCTGGGCCCCAACGGTGCCGGCAAAAGCACGACGATGAAAATGCTGACGGGCTACCTGTCGCCTTCGACCGGAGTCGCCAAAATCGCGGGCCACGACATGAGCCACGATCGCCTGGCCGGGTCGCGAAACCTGGGCTACCTCCCGGAGACAGGACCTCTGTATCCAGAGATGACTCCTTATGGCTTGCTGGACTTCTTTGCTGAAGCCCGCGGCATGAACAAGAAAACGAAGCGAAGTCAGATCGAAAAAGTCGTCGACCTGTGTGCTCTCAGTAGCGTCATCTACAAACCGATCAACAAGCTTTCCAAAGGTTACCGCCAACGCGTCGGGATGGCTCAGGCGTTGATCCATGAGCCGGAAGTTTTGATTCTGGACGAGCCAACCTCTGGTCTGGACCCGAACCAGATCCGCGGCGTACGCCAAACGATGACTCGGCTGGGCCAGGAAAAAACCATTTTGCTGTCGACGCACATTTTGCAGGAAGTCACCGCGATGGCCAGTCGCGTCGTGATGATTAACGAGGGACGCAAGGTCTACGATGGTCCGATCGACGCAATGGATCCAGACGGCAACGGACTGGATCACGTATTCGCTGATTTGACCGGGCACGATCCGGTGACGGGCGCAAAACTGGTCAGCGACGACGATGTGCCGAAGCGAGGGCAGACGCAGCAAGTCGACGAAGATAGCGTCGAGTCGCTCGAAAACGAAATACTGGAAGACGAGACAACGGAAGAAGCTGATGATTAA
- a CDS encoding Gldg family protein has product MINTIQIVEFVFMLVIDLCFLVALVLLMLPLGIWRQAAFAVMKRNFVGYFSNPTGYVFLCLFVLLTSFAAFWPHEFFTTNLANFDQLNKFLPYIMLIFIPAITMSIWAEERRQGTDELLLTLPAKDFDIVIGKYFAAVLVFTVSLLFSQLSNYAVLLAMTGGDLDNLLLFSTYVGYWFVGIAMISLGMVASFLTNNLTVGFIFGAALNAPLAFFSNSDVILSNSSWIQRLFDWSLLQRFEPFGRGLISASSICYFLGIVVIGIYLSLILIGRRHWLGGRDGTSMFWHFVFRAACLVAIAIGAVLIVQHSPLNRLRMDISDQKISTLSESTTSVLQELAENSDGKPIEIEAYVGSSVPTEYVKTKYDLVNLLREFDVMGGSRVSVNVHQGIEPFSEEAILAEKRFGIRPQKVRTQSRGAPREEDVILGVAVSCGQRRIINRFMSYGMPVEYELMRAIKTVSREQRKVVGVVQTDALVTGAAIRTGDRVARIPKLRIIEDLEKQCDVEVVDASNEISLYLDGDESSEPKRRYDVLLVVQPSKMTPSEMENLLAALKAGQPALVFEDPFPVQESFPQVGGTFFPRRFQRNGNQTAKIEDLWDLLDLDIDRRQQKIGNNTLTSPWLVWQAASENPYRLDQELNRAGEMFVIRQPEGSAGSRFDTEHPAMKGIEELFFQYTGDIKQKPTSRLTFEDLVRTGQAGRIQFLEWVTHTQARPNQNELNKARGAANENFVLAAHIKGDQWESMTTKDEGSKDHLNVVYVADMDLLSDYFVEMRNSPIRNNVEYVTQNMSFVLNVLDSLSGEDTFLDIRNRRVSHVTLVKIDEQYEIAQTEVFNEEQDIQIDYTTELNAVREKLTNKVKPLQEQIQKMEAKKRDGKPYDSAKLAAKKALLDTEVREQQQRLQTRTQELNIERDEKKRRINLDAELKIQKIQQFFKLCAVVVPPIPPLVVGIIVFFRRRLREREGISNARRLK; this is encoded by the coding sequence ATGATTAACACGATTCAGATTGTTGAATTCGTCTTCATGCTGGTGATTGACCTGTGCTTTTTGGTCGCGCTGGTACTGTTGATGTTGCCGCTGGGAATTTGGCGGCAGGCCGCGTTTGCGGTCATGAAGCGAAACTTCGTGGGCTATTTCAGCAACCCGACGGGCTATGTGTTTCTGTGCCTGTTTGTGTTGCTGACTTCGTTTGCCGCGTTCTGGCCGCACGAATTTTTCACGACGAACCTGGCGAACTTCGACCAACTAAACAAGTTCCTGCCCTACATCATGTTGATCTTCATTCCTGCGATCACGATGAGCATCTGGGCGGAGGAGCGCCGTCAGGGGACGGACGAGTTGCTGCTGACGCTTCCGGCGAAAGACTTCGACATTGTGATCGGCAAGTACTTTGCGGCAGTTCTGGTTTTCACTGTTTCGCTGTTGTTTTCGCAGCTTTCCAACTACGCGGTGCTGCTGGCGATGACCGGTGGCGACCTGGATAACTTGCTGCTGTTTTCGACCTACGTGGGCTATTGGTTTGTCGGTATCGCAATGATTTCGCTGGGCATGGTGGCGTCGTTCCTGACGAACAACCTGACCGTCGGTTTCATTTTTGGGGCCGCATTGAATGCTCCGCTGGCGTTCTTTTCAAACTCCGACGTAATCCTGTCGAACAGCTCGTGGATTCAGCGACTGTTTGACTGGTCGCTGCTGCAACGGTTTGAGCCGTTTGGTCGCGGACTGATCAGTGCTTCGTCCATCTGCTACTTCCTGGGCATCGTCGTGATCGGAATTTACCTCAGCCTGATTTTGATCGGGCGTCGTCATTGGCTTGGCGGTCGCGACGGGACGTCGATGTTTTGGCATTTTGTTTTCCGAGCCGCTTGTCTGGTGGCCATTGCGATCGGTGCCGTTCTGATTGTCCAACACAGCCCACTAAACCGTTTGCGGATGGACATCTCGGACCAGAAGATCAGCACGCTTTCGGAATCTACGACTTCGGTTCTGCAAGAGTTGGCAGAAAATTCGGATGGCAAACCGATCGAAATCGAAGCCTACGTCGGTAGCAGCGTTCCTACGGAATACGTGAAAACAAAATACGACCTGGTAAATTTGCTTCGTGAGTTCGACGTGATGGGCGGATCGCGAGTCAGCGTCAACGTTCACCAGGGCATTGAACCGTTCAGCGAAGAAGCCATTTTGGCTGAGAAGCGATTTGGTATTCGCCCGCAGAAAGTTCGCACGCAAAGTCGTGGTGCTCCGCGCGAAGAAGATGTCATTCTGGGCGTCGCGGTTTCCTGCGGACAGCGAAGGATCATCAACCGCTTCATGTCGTACGGCATGCCTGTGGAATACGAACTGATGCGAGCCATCAAAACGGTCTCCCGCGAGCAGCGTAAAGTCGTTGGCGTGGTGCAGACAGATGCTTTGGTGACCGGCGCTGCGATTCGAACCGGTGATCGCGTGGCGAGAATTCCCAAGCTGAGAATCATTGAGGATCTGGAGAAGCAGTGCGATGTCGAAGTCGTTGATGCTTCCAATGAAATTTCGCTGTACCTCGATGGTGACGAAAGCAGCGAACCGAAACGACGCTACGACGTGCTGTTGGTAGTGCAACCGTCGAAGATGACTCCGTCGGAAATGGAAAATCTTCTGGCGGCGCTCAAGGCCGGACAGCCTGCTCTGGTTTTCGAAGACCCGTTCCCGGTTCAGGAAAGCTTCCCGCAAGTTGGCGGCACATTCTTCCCACGTCGATTCCAACGCAACGGAAACCAGACCGCGAAGATCGAAGATCTCTGGGATTTGCTGGATCTCGACATCGATCGCCGCCAGCAGAAGATCGGAAACAACACGCTGACGTCTCCGTGGCTGGTTTGGCAAGCCGCGTCAGAAAATCCATATCGACTGGATCAGGAACTCAACCGGGCGGGGGAAATGTTCGTCATCCGTCAGCCAGAAGGATCGGCTGGATCGCGATTTGACACCGAGCACCCGGCGATGAAGGGAATCGAAGAACTGTTCTTTCAATACACTGGCGACATCAAGCAAAAGCCGACATCGCGGTTGACTTTCGAAGATCTTGTGCGGACCGGACAGGCGGGGCGAATCCAGTTCCTTGAATGGGTCACACACACACAGGCTCGTCCGAACCAGAACGAACTCAACAAGGCACGTGGGGCTGCCAATGAGAACTTCGTGCTGGCCGCTCACATCAAAGGCGATCAGTGGGAGTCAATGACGACCAAGGATGAAGGATCCAAAGACCATTTGAATGTGGTCTACGTCGCCGACATGGATTTGCTTTCGGATTACTTCGTTGAAATGCGAAACTCACCGATTCGAAATAACGTCGAATACGTGACACAGAACATGAGTTTCGTGCTCAACGTTTTGGATTCACTCTCTGGCGAGGACACGTTTCTGGATATCCGCAACCGTCGTGTGAGCCATGTGACGTTGGTCAAGATTGACGAGCAGTACGAGATCGCACAAACGGAAGTCTTCAACGAGGAACAGGACATCCAGATCGACTACACGACCGAACTGAATGCTGTTCGCGAGAAACTGACTAACAAGGTCAAGCCGCTGCAGGAACAGATTCAGAAGATGGAAGCCAAAAAGAGAGACGGCAAACCATATGACTCAGCCAAACTGGCCGCCAAGAAGGCGTTGCTGGATACCGAAGTTCGGGAGCAGCAACAGCGATTACAAACGCGGACTCAGGAGTTGAACATCGAGCGTGACGAGAAGAAGCGCCGAATCAATCTGGACGCTGAACTGAAGATCCAGAAGATCCAACAGTTCTTCAAGCTGTGTGCGGTTGTCGTGCCTCCGATTCCTCCTCTGGTGGTTGGCATTATTGTGTTCTTCCGACGTCGATTGCGTGAACGCGAAGGAATCTCCAACGCCAGACGACTGAAATAA
- a CDS encoding class I SAM-dependent methyltransferase → MNEKPPENHWHNRAAWDRLARMQDRLAKPARDEDFNNPLANVDAMGWLGGNVRGKRLLCLAAGGGRQGPIYAAAGAEVTVVDLSPAMLELDREVAQERQLKIRTVEASMDNLSMLDNAYFDVVIHPVSTCYVSDVRPVYQEVARIMVAGGVYVSQHKQPASLQSDIEPHQGSYRIKHGYYKKDPLPAESRPNLIREDGTLEYVHRWEELIGAMCASGFVIEALTEPMHAKQNSQTGTFGHRSTMIAPYVRMKARKMGAETSGKSKGLILG, encoded by the coding sequence ATGAATGAGAAACCGCCAGAAAACCATTGGCACAACCGAGCCGCCTGGGATCGGCTGGCAAGAATGCAGGACCGGTTGGCGAAACCGGCACGGGACGAAGATTTTAACAACCCTTTGGCCAACGTCGACGCGATGGGGTGGCTTGGCGGCAACGTTCGGGGAAAAAGATTGCTTTGTTTGGCCGCTGGCGGCGGAAGACAGGGGCCGATCTACGCGGCAGCGGGTGCAGAAGTAACCGTCGTCGACCTCAGCCCCGCCATGTTGGAGCTGGATCGAGAAGTCGCTCAGGAGCGGCAGCTGAAAATTCGCACCGTTGAAGCATCGATGGACAACCTGTCGATGCTCGACAACGCGTACTTCGACGTCGTGATCCATCCCGTCAGCACCTGCTACGTTTCCGATGTTCGACCGGTGTATCAGGAAGTTGCCCGCATCATGGTCGCCGGCGGTGTCTATGTCAGTCAACACAAACAGCCGGCCAGTTTGCAATCCGATATCGAACCACATCAGGGAAGCTACCGAATCAAGCACGGTTACTACAAGAAGGATCCGTTGCCCGCAGAGTCCAGACCGAATTTGATTCGTGAAGACGGGACTCTTGAGTATGTGCACCGCTGGGAAGAGCTGATCGGAGCGATGTGTGCATCCGGGTTTGTCATCGAAGCGTTAACCGAGCCGATGCACGCGAAACAAAATTCGCAGACTGGAACTTTCGGCCATCGCAGCACCATGATCGCTCCGTACGTGCGCATGAAGGCGCGGAAAATGGGTGCGGAGACGTCAGGAAAAAGCAAAGGATTGATTTTGGGCTGA
- a CDS encoding 3'-5' exoribonuclease YhaM family protein gives MTRRFVNELGDGENLDQVFLASEKQLRTNRNGNLYLQLRVSDRTGSLTAMLWNAQQKHFDCFENGDYVTVKGTAQVYNGSMQVLAREIKKSDGKVDEADFITLSTQKLESMVARLAEMLRSISSEPLRNLAECFLLDEDFMSSLKRAPAGVKNHHAYHGGLLDHMLSLMEVSLLVAPRYPELDQDLLLFGAFLHDLGKTRELTYSPDLGYSDQGQLLGHMVQGVVMLDEKIAEVEKQTDTEFPGKIADQLRHMIVSHHGTLEFGSPKVPMTLEAVALHYLDSLDAKLHSFQQLIEDDVNPNSAWTVYHPSIGRKIYKGK, from the coding sequence ATGACCCGAAGATTTGTCAACGAACTCGGTGACGGCGAAAACCTTGATCAGGTTTTTCTGGCCAGTGAGAAGCAGCTCAGAACCAACCGCAACGGCAATCTGTACCTGCAATTGCGAGTCAGCGATCGGACCGGATCGCTAACTGCGATGCTGTGGAACGCCCAGCAAAAACACTTTGATTGCTTTGAGAATGGCGACTACGTCACCGTCAAAGGCACGGCTCAGGTGTACAACGGATCGATGCAGGTGCTGGCCCGGGAAATCAAAAAGTCGGACGGGAAAGTAGATGAAGCCGACTTCATTACGCTTTCGACGCAGAAACTGGAGTCGATGGTCGCCCGTTTGGCAGAGATGCTGCGTTCGATCAGCAGCGAACCGCTGCGTAATCTTGCGGAGTGCTTTCTGCTTGACGAAGACTTCATGAGTTCGCTCAAACGTGCTCCGGCCGGCGTCAAGAATCACCACGCCTACCATGGCGGACTGCTCGATCACATGTTGTCGCTGATGGAAGTTTCGCTTTTGGTGGCACCACGGTATCCGGAACTCGATCAGGACCTGCTACTGTTCGGCGCTTTCCTTCACGACCTGGGAAAGACTCGCGAGCTCACTTATTCACCTGACCTCGGATACAGCGATCAGGGGCAGTTGCTTGGCCATATGGTGCAGGGCGTCGTGATGTTGGATGAGAAAATTGCGGAAGTTGAAAAGCAGACCGACACTGAGTTCCCTGGCAAAATAGCGGATCAGCTTCGACACATGATCGTGTCGCATCACGGAACGCTGGAGTTCGGCAGCCCGAAAGTTCCGATGACACTGGAAGCGGTCGCGCTGCATTATCTGGACAGCCTGGACGCAAAGCTGCATTCTTTTCAGCAGCTGATCGAAGACGACGTTAACCCGAACAGTGCATGGACGGTTTACCACCCTTCGATCGGTCGCAAGATCTACAAAGGCAAGTAG
- a CDS encoding LysR family transcriptional regulator yields MDVGQLRYFSKIVEHRSFTKAAEDCLVSQPALSQQIGKLERELGQPLFERQGRTIRLTPAGQLLHNKAEQILFLVEDAKRRITDDGETGQICIGAVPTVAPYMLPIVLRKVGDQFPKASMVVSEDSSEVLMKRVSNGEVDLGFLTMPAKSKYLKVEPLFEEPLYLAVPANHRLAEIPEVRIEDFNEEPFVFLGDTHCLTDSIESFCNGKSFQPIGTTRIEQLITVQNLVAMGHGLSFVPAMATRQNVDGRVVYRKIKGEQPTRTVAVCWNPYRFQGQLQKNFIESVREFCEGYDFASSFEEVAAG; encoded by the coding sequence ATGGACGTCGGTCAACTCCGGTACTTCAGCAAGATTGTCGAGCATCGCAGTTTTACAAAGGCAGCAGAGGACTGCCTGGTATCTCAGCCCGCGTTAAGTCAGCAGATTGGCAAGCTTGAGCGCGAGCTTGGGCAACCACTTTTTGAGCGACAGGGGCGAACGATTCGCCTCACACCCGCCGGTCAGTTGCTACATAACAAGGCCGAACAAATTCTGTTTTTGGTTGAGGATGCCAAGCGTCGGATCACGGACGATGGCGAAACCGGTCAGATTTGCATCGGGGCTGTTCCAACGGTGGCGCCCTACATGTTGCCGATTGTGTTGCGTAAAGTCGGCGACCAGTTCCCCAAAGCCAGCATGGTCGTTTCGGAAGACTCATCTGAAGTCCTGATGAAACGCGTCTCCAACGGTGAAGTCGATTTGGGCTTCCTGACGATGCCGGCAAAGTCCAAGTATTTGAAAGTCGAACCGCTTTTCGAAGAGCCTCTTTACCTGGCGGTTCCGGCCAATCATCGGTTGGCAGAGATTCCTGAAGTCAGGATTGAAGATTTCAACGAAGAACCGTTCGTGTTTCTTGGCGACACGCATTGCCTGACGGATTCCATCGAGAGTTTTTGCAACGGGAAAAGCTTTCAGCCGATTGGCACCACGCGAATCGAACAGCTGATCACCGTACAGAATCTCGTCGCGATGGGACACGGGCTGTCGTTCGTCCCTGCCATGGCGACGCGTCAGAACGTCGATGGGCGCGTGGTCTATCGAAAGATCAAAGGCGAACAGCCAACTCGTACCGTTGCTGTTTGCTGGAATCCCTACCGCTTTCAGGGGCAACTGCAGAAGAACTTCATCGAGTCAGTTCGAGAGTTCTGTGAAGGCTACGACTTTGCGTCAAGCTTTGAAGAAGTCGCTGCTGGCTGA
- a CDS encoding acyl-CoA thioesterase, whose protein sequence is MPSSSSDHSSAINRFEISKTVRWVDTDASGMVHTSALIRMMEETEYAFLRSRELSVVLTDGRGLMGFPRLSAEIEVQNFVGFDTEVTVELFLMLVDGKSIRYEFRISTEHEPVATGAFRVAVCRFPAGELPYAILTPEYVIELLTKPGVRTLV, encoded by the coding sequence ATGCCATCCAGCTCTTCCGATCATTCTTCAGCCATCAACCGTTTCGAGATTTCGAAGACGGTTCGCTGGGTCGATACGGATGCCAGTGGCATGGTACACACATCGGCGCTGATCCGCATGATGGAGGAAACCGAGTACGCGTTTCTCCGTAGCCGGGAACTGAGCGTTGTGTTGACCGACGGACGAGGCTTGATGGGGTTTCCGCGACTGTCGGCTGAAATCGAAGTCCAGAATTTCGTCGGCTTTGACACCGAAGTCACGGTCGAGCTCTTTTTGATGCTGGTCGACGGCAAATCGATACGATACGAATTCAGGATCTCCACCGAACATGAGCCCGTCGCGACGGGAGCGTTCCGCGTCGCGGTTTGCCGGTTTCCCGCGGGCGAGCTTCCTTATGCGATTCTGACACCGGAGTACGTGATCGAACTGTTGACCAAACCTGGAGTGCGAACGCTCGTTTGA